The Salvelinus sp. IW2-2015 unplaced genomic scaffold, ASM291031v2 Un_scaffold4920, whole genome shotgun sequence sequence TCTCAACAAGACTAACCTGGCTAAATaatcaaatatattaaaaaaacaaatcaaatatttacagatatatttttatataaaactttttaaataaaatgtccaCCTACCACTTCCTGGAGGGCTGGGTGGGAGGAGCTCAGGCAGGGGTGATTGACAGGTTATGGTGGTTCCCGTGACGACCGCTGGTTGAGGGACGAGGGTTCCAAAGGAGCAGGACAGAGACTCCTCCTCCGACAGGGTGGGCAGCTGGGACACAACAAGAGAAACCTGGGAGAGGAAACAACAACGAACTTTAACTCAACTACGTTTGGAGAATCCTGAAGTAAAATGTCCTTTTTCCTTCTCAGTCAGTCTCAACCTGTTTCTATATAATCAACTCATGTTATGTTTTTACTCCAGAATGACACTTCATCGATAAATATCTTTAGTAAAAACAAGGCATGAGTTGATATGTCGTTGTATTGATTGGCTAGAGAAGTTACCTGGTTTGTCAGGTCTTAATGAGACACTGATTTTCCTGAGTCAAGAACAGCAGTTAGAGGAACAATATTTTGAGTTCCCCGACTTTATTCAATACTACACTGCCACAGTTCAGCCACCTgagtctcctcctctctgcttcgAATGGCAGGCTCCACGCTCTGGACAGTCACACACTGGTTGGCAGGCTGGTTGGCAGGATGGAAGCTCCACAGCCAGTGGTTGGCTTGGCCCTCACGACTACACTCCATTCGACGACTACATCTGAATAAAGGAGAATAAACACAGATTACCATGGAGACAGCAGAGACTGTGTTCTGGTCCGGTTGTTAACACAGATTACCATGGAGACAGCAGAGACTGTGTTCTGGTCTGGTTGTTAACACAGATTACCATGGAGACAGCAGAGACTGTGTTCTGCTCTGGTTTATCCACTATAGTACTAATAAAACAGGTGATGCTGTAATGTGTTCTGTGTGGGTGTAcactaccttccctccaggacacaccAGCCACAGTAAGggtctctgacagacagacaggactggcagtCGGGCTGCTGTTCACACTGAGATACAGCCACCTTGGacacctgagagagacagagacacagagacacagagacagagagacagagagacagagagacagagagacagagagacagagagatagagagagagattcattaTCTACATTATCAACTCTACAGATCTCAAGTCAAGATAAGACTAAAGACATCAGGTCTATTATCCACATGGAACTAAAAGAGGAGACATCAGGTCAATTATCCACATGGAGCTAAAAGACATCAGGTCTATTATCCACATGGAACTAAAAGACATCAGGTCTATTATCCACATGGAGCTAAAAGACATCAGGTCTATTATCCACATGAACTAAAAGACATCAGGTCTATTATCCACATGGAACTAAAAAGGACATCAGGTCTATTATCCACATGGAACTAAAAGACATCAGGTCTATTATCCACATGAACTAAAAGACATCAGGTCTATTATCCACATGGAACTAAAAGACATCAGGTCTATTATCCACATGGAACTAAAAGACATCAGGTCTATTATCCACATGGAACTAAAAGACATCAGGTTATTATCCACATGGAACTAAAAGACATCAGGTCTATTATCCACATGGAACTAAAAGACATCAGGTATATATTCCACATGGAACTAAAAGACATCAGGTCTATTATCCACATGGAACTAAAAGACATCAGGTCTATATCCACATGGAACTAAAAGACACAGGTCTATCCACATGGAACTAAAAGACATCAGTCTATTATCCACATGGAACTAAAGACATCAGGTCTATTATCCACATGAAACTAAAAGACATCAGGTCTATTATCCACATGGAACTAAAAGACATCAGGTGTATTATCCACATGGAACTAAAAGACATCAGGTCTATTTCCACATGGAACTAAAAGACATCAGGTCTATTATCCACATTGAACTAAAAGACAACAGGTCTTATCCACATGGAACTAAAAGAGGAGACATCAGGTCTATTATCCACATGGAACTAAAAGACATCAGGTCTATTATCCACATGGAACTAAAAGACATCAGGTCTATTATCCACAGGGAACTAAAAGACATTAGGTCATTGTAGGTCAGGTCTATTTGTCCTTTATAAATGACTGAATACAGTTCTTTGAGATTTATTTTCCTAAacattaaatcattttttaaagtaAGTCGGATCCCATGAGTGGGGAAAAgtaacaacacaaataaatacaatcaATAGTCTGAGATATTCTCCAAGTGGCAACACTAAGAGACATTCTCCTGGACTAAAAAACACTGTCTAATCTCCTGGACTAAAAGCACTGTCTAactcctggactaaaaatcaCTGCTAatctcctggactaaaaagcactgtCTAATCTCCTGGACTAAAAATCACTGTCTAATCTCCTGGACTAAAAATCACTGTCTAatctcctggactaaaaagcactgtCTAATCTCCTGGACTAAAAATCACTGTCTAATCTCCTGGATTAAAAATCATGTCTAatctcctggactaaaaagcactgtCTAATCTCCTGGACTAAAAATCACTGTCTAatctcctggactaaaaagcactgtCTAATCTCCTGGACTAAAAATCACTGTCTAATCTCTCTGACTAAAAATCACTGTCTAATCTCCTGGATTAAAAAAGCACTGTCTAATCTCCTGGACTAAAAAAACATTGTCTAatctcctggactaaaaagcactggGCTATGGTAGCTAGGGTACTGTGAGGCCTACCTTGCCGTCAGTGAGGACAGAGGGGCTAAGGGGTTAGGGTCTAAGGGTAGGGGATAGGGCCTACCTTGTTGTCAGTGAGGACATAGAGGGTATAAGGGTTAGGGTCTAAGGGTAGGGGATAGGGTCTACCTTGTTGTCAGTGAGGACATAGAGGGTATAAGGGTTAGGGTCTAAGGGTAGGGGATAGGGTCTACCTTGTTGTCA is a genomic window containing:
- the LOC112077798 gene encoding plexin-B3-like, yielding VFLQPDTTGTLYLSVIVDQDSPVNADLLLDQSGQNVYVLTDSKVSKVAVSQCEQQPDCQSCLSVRDPYCGWCVLEGRCSRRMECSREGQANHWLWSFHPANQPANQCVTVQSVEPAIRSREEETQVSLVVSQLPTLSEEESLSCSFGTLVPQPAVVTGTTITCQSPLPELLPPSPPGSDHMSLRVSVMFRDVTISSSDIIFYDCRAVGRLNTTSS